Proteins found in one Prochlorothrix hollandica PCC 9006 = CALU 1027 genomic segment:
- the cynS gene encoding cyanase — translation MAISAITEQLLAAKKAKGVSFTDLETLLGRDEVWIAAVLYLQASASEEEAQKLVEALGLGSEFVEVLTQYPLKGSLEPTIPTDPLIYRFYEIMQVYGMPIKAVVHEKFGDGIMSAIDFTLDVEKEEDPKGDRVKVIMCGKFLPYKKW, via the coding sequence ATGGCTATTTCTGCAATTACAGAGCAATTATTGGCGGCTAAGAAGGCCAAAGGGGTTAGTTTTACCGACTTAGAGACACTGTTGGGACGGGATGAAGTTTGGATTGCTGCTGTCCTTTATCTGCAAGCCAGTGCCTCGGAGGAAGAAGCCCAAAAGTTGGTGGAAGCCTTGGGTCTGGGATCTGAATTTGTGGAGGTTTTAACCCAGTACCCCCTCAAAGGTTCCCTGGAACCCACCATTCCCACAGACCCCCTGATTTATCGCTTTTATGAAATTATGCAGGTCTATGGAATGCCCATTAAGGCGGTGGTTCACGAGAAGTTTGGGGATGGCATTATGAGCGCGATCGATTTTACGTTGGATGTAGAGAAGGAAGAGGATCCCAAGGGCGATCGGGTTAAGGTGATCATGTGCGGTAAGTTTTTGCCCTATAAGAAGTGGTGA
- a CDS encoding biotin--[acetyl-CoA-carboxylase] ligase, with protein sequence MVWTTPLQDLPSSPWSGLPPFQMHQCDAIASTNSQLWHWLDQGYPHGTVLVARRQTAGRGQRGNVWQSETGGLYLSLGLRLGDLAQGGVPAQEAMRLHFGTAWGVREALGQAGVPGALKWPNDLVVAGRKLGGILLETRLRGGKIQTAVVGLGLNGSNGVPPTGISLAQVRQAQGLALESLEQVAAIVLGGLARGYDRWLNPHHSLDHLLPDYEQHLWHRGQAITVPIDGKPQIGRVVGVTTQGQLRVELADGVRCYQPGAVQLGYGSSQSRP encoded by the coding sequence ATGGTTTGGACTACCCCCCTCCAGGATTTGCCCTCCTCCCCCTGGAGTGGCCTGCCCCCGTTTCAGATGCACCAGTGCGACGCGATCGCCTCCACCAATAGCCAACTGTGGCACTGGCTAGACCAGGGTTACCCCCACGGCACCGTTCTCGTGGCCCGTCGCCAAACCGCAGGCCGGGGGCAGCGGGGCAACGTCTGGCAGTCGGAAACGGGGGGCTTGTATTTGTCCCTGGGGTTGCGGCTGGGGGATCTGGCCCAGGGGGGGGTGCCTGCCCAGGAAGCCATGCGTCTGCACTTTGGCACTGCCTGGGGGGTACGGGAAGCCTTAGGGCAAGCGGGTGTGCCTGGGGCGTTGAAGTGGCCCAATGATCTCGTGGTGGCGGGGCGAAAACTGGGGGGAATCCTGCTGGAAACCCGACTGCGGGGCGGCAAGATTCAGACAGCGGTGGTGGGCCTTGGGCTAAATGGCAGCAATGGGGTTCCCCCCACCGGCATTAGTTTGGCCCAGGTGCGGCAGGCCCAAGGGCTAGCCCTGGAATCCCTGGAGCAGGTGGCGGCGATCGTCCTGGGGGGGCTGGCCAGGGGGTACGATCGCTGGCTCAATCCCCACCACTCCCTGGATCACCTGCTACCGGACTATGAACAGCATTTATGGCATCGGGGTCAGGCCATCACCGTCCCGATCGACGGGAAACCCCAGATCGGGCGAGTGGTGGGGGTGACGACCCAGGGGCAGTTGCGGGTTGAGCTGGCGGATGGGGTGCGCTGTTATCAGCCCGGTGCGGTGCAGTTGGGCTATGGATCGTCCCAGTCTCGCCCTTAA
- a CDS encoding TIGR03032 family protein, which produces MISSDFASSPSLPSQSPGVPTPFLPQPSLDPALASSVPPLSISCSRQFTQWLGEQSISLAFTTYQSNRLFLVGLNGQGQLATFERLLDRPMGLAASPDGNRLYLSTRYQIWRLENVLDPGQHYKEGDRLYVPRQGFITGDLDTHDLTIDHQGNVIFMNTANNCLATLSDRHSFRPLWFPPFISKLAAEDRCHLNGLALVEGQPRYASAVSQSDIIDGWREQRQTGGCILDIATNQVIATGLSMPHSPRWYRDRLWVLNSGLGEFGFIDLDQGTFEALTFCPGYVRGLAFWGDYGLVGLSKPRDQTFAGLALDDRLTAKNTTARCGIYVIDLRSGDIVHWLQMEGVVTELYDVQVLPGVKRPTALGFRSNEIAQLITSDPALNFI; this is translated from the coding sequence GTGATTTCATCCGATTTTGCCTCGTCCCCGTCCTTGCCCTCCCAGTCTCCAGGGGTTCCCACCCCCTTTTTACCCCAGCCCAGCCTTGACCCTGCCCTTGCCTCCTCCGTGCCACCCCTGAGCATTAGCTGCTCGCGCCAGTTTACCCAATGGCTGGGGGAGCAATCCATTAGCCTTGCCTTCACCACCTACCAAAGTAATCGTTTGTTTCTGGTGGGGTTGAATGGCCAGGGGCAATTGGCCACCTTTGAACGGCTGCTCGATCGCCCCATGGGATTAGCCGCATCTCCCGATGGTAACCGCCTCTACCTCAGCACCCGGTACCAAATTTGGCGGCTAGAAAACGTCCTCGATCCGGGCCAACATTATAAAGAGGGCGATCGCCTCTATGTGCCCCGCCAAGGGTTTATCACGGGGGATCTGGATACCCATGATTTAACGATCGATCACCAAGGCAACGTTATTTTTATGAATACGGCCAATAATTGTTTGGCTACCTTGAGCGATCGCCACAGTTTCCGGCCCCTGTGGTTTCCCCCATTTATCAGTAAGTTGGCAGCGGAAGATCGCTGTCACCTCAATGGCCTTGCCCTGGTGGAGGGACAGCCCCGCTATGCCAGCGCCGTCAGTCAGTCGGACATCATCGATGGCTGGCGAGAGCAGCGCCAAACGGGGGGCTGCATTCTCGATATTGCCACCAACCAAGTGATCGCCACGGGGCTTTCGATGCCCCACTCGCCCCGCTGGTACCGCGATCGCCTCTGGGTTTTGAACTCTGGGTTAGGGGAATTTGGCTTTATTGATCTGGATCAGGGCACGTTTGAAGCCCTAACCTTCTGTCCGGGCTATGTGCGGGGTCTGGCGTTCTGGGGGGACTATGGCTTGGTGGGACTGTCGAAGCCTCGGGATCAAACCTTTGCGGGTTTGGCCTTGGACGATCGGCTAACAGCCAAGAACACCACGGCTCGCTGTGGGATCTATGTGATTGATTTACGCAGCGGTGATATTGTCCATTGGTTGCAAATGGAGGGGGTGGTGACGGAGTTGTATGACGTGCAGGTGTTGCCGGGGGTTAAGCGTCCGACGGCGTTGGGGTTCCGCAGTAATGAAATTGCCCAACTGATCACCTCGGATCCTGCCCTCAATTTCATCTAA
- a CDS encoding DUF1868 domain-containing protein — protein sequence MTRTDHYQNQWGLIQSSPKFRPDSTGTWEANPFPGYTVVTPPGPEDRANPRFYGALADLQQQLADLLPSPFGLSLPPSSFHLTLADLIWDSAFQQAVHHDSSYEAKLHGYIQETFNQQAPTVSQGEPILLQVLGLMVMTRAIGVCLAPHTEADYDRLVGVRRSVYQNPGLFALGIQQQYHFTAHITLGYFGQLPETVDAIALSGALEDLNQGFLDACPEFTVDRIELRKFENMTLYRREPTWPTLSF from the coding sequence ATGACACGGACTGATCATTACCAAAACCAGTGGGGTCTGATTCAGTCTTCCCCCAAATTTCGCCCCGACAGCACTGGAACCTGGGAAGCCAACCCCTTCCCAGGGTATACCGTCGTCACGCCCCCCGGCCCAGAAGATAGGGCCAACCCCCGCTTTTATGGCGCGTTGGCGGATTTGCAGCAGCAATTGGCAGATTTGTTGCCTTCTCCCTTTGGCTTAAGCTTACCCCCCTCCAGTTTCCATCTCACCCTGGCGGATCTGATCTGGGATAGTGCGTTCCAGCAGGCTGTTCACCACGATTCCAGCTACGAAGCCAAGCTCCACGGGTATATCCAGGAAACCTTTAACCAACAAGCCCCAACGGTGTCCCAGGGGGAGCCGATCCTGTTGCAGGTGTTGGGCTTGATGGTGATGACCCGAGCCATTGGGGTTTGCCTTGCCCCCCATACAGAGGCGGATTACGATCGCCTGGTGGGGGTGCGGCGATCGGTGTATCAAAATCCCGGTCTCTTTGCCTTGGGCATCCAACAGCAATACCATTTCACGGCCCACATCACCTTGGGCTACTTTGGGCAGTTGCCGGAGACGGTGGATGCGATAGCGCTCAGTGGGGCGCTGGAGGATCTCAACCAGGGCTTTTTGGATGCCTGTCCTGAGTTCACCGTCGATCGCATTGAACTGCGCAAGTTTGAGAATATGACCCTCTACCGCCGCGAACCCACCTGGCCCACCCTCAGCTTCTAG
- a CDS encoding ABC transporter ATP-binding protein: protein MSIGLRSSPSRVSEVATSAHLSIRNVSKVFPGKGGLFNKLTGKTTSDFVAIEDMSLEIEPNTFVSIIGPSGCGKSTLLNIIAGLSVPTQGTLLLNDEPIRGPGADRGIVFQNYALMPWMTVEGNVRFAVETVNPKLSAGQQREIVRNALELVNLTGAARKHPHEISGGMKQRVGIARALAINPKILLMDEPFGALDTLTRGFLQDEIERIWEQDRKTVVMITHSIAEALLLSDKIVMMTRGPAASIAKVLDVPFPRPRDRETIDEHPAYHDLKTEMEHHLTLETRAVEEARIQKLSKS from the coding sequence ATGAGTATTGGTCTTCGATCTAGCCCTTCCAGGGTCTCTGAAGTGGCTACTTCTGCCCATTTATCTATTCGTAATGTCAGTAAGGTGTTCCCCGGCAAGGGGGGGCTGTTTAATAAACTAACCGGCAAAACCACCTCGGATTTTGTGGCGATCGAAGACATGAGTTTGGAGATTGAACCCAATACGTTTGTCTCGATTATTGGTCCCTCAGGCTGTGGCAAATCCACCTTACTCAACATCATTGCCGGTCTCTCGGTTCCAACCCAGGGCACCTTACTTTTAAATGACGAACCAATCCGAGGGCCGGGGGCCGATCGGGGAATTGTGTTCCAAAACTATGCCCTGATGCCTTGGATGACGGTGGAGGGAAATGTGCGTTTTGCGGTGGAAACCGTCAACCCCAAACTGTCTGCGGGTCAGCAGCGGGAAATTGTTCGTAATGCCTTGGAATTGGTCAATCTAACGGGGGCGGCTCGCAAGCATCCCCATGAAATTTCTGGGGGCATGAAACAGCGGGTGGGTATTGCCCGTGCCTTAGCCATTAACCCCAAAATTCTCCTAATGGATGAACCCTTTGGGGCACTAGATACCTTGACGCGGGGATTTCTTCAGGATGAAATTGAGCGAATTTGGGAACAGGATCGCAAAACGGTGGTGATGATTACCCACAGCATTGCTGAAGCCCTGTTGCTGTCCGATAAAATTGTGATGATGACCCGGGGACCGGCGGCAAGTATTGCTAAGGTTTTAGATGTGCCGTTCCCTCGGCCCCGCGATCGGGAAACCATTGATGAACATCCGGCTTACCACGATCTGAAAACCGAGATGGAACATCATTTAACCCTAGAAACCCGTGCTGTTGAGGAAGCCCGGATTCAGAAGCTCTCCAAGTCATAA